From the genome of Candidatus Defluviilinea proxima:
GAATATATTTCAACTTTTTGCTTGATATTATCGGCGCTGAAGAATGGACGGACACCCAACAACTCTGGGGCGCGGCAGATCAGTTATTACTTGGCGTGATCTACGGTATCTTTGCATGGGGGCGGTATCAGGAATTCTGGGGTCACATTGCTGCATGGCTTGGCATGGCTGGAGGCGGATTTATCGCCATCATTTACAGCCGTGGACATGGCTCCCTCGCCGCCAAAGGTGCGATCATCGCAGTTCTAATGGTGTTCGTCGAACGTGGACTGAATCATCTCAGGCGAAGCGCGTCCCTGCAAAGGCACAGACGTGCGTTCTTCCAACTTGCCTGGGGATTATACAAACGTCCATTGCTCATCGCTGGCTGGACAGCCTCCGTTGCCATCATCGTGCTGGCGCTTGTCCGCAACTTGATCCTCCTTGGTGGCGGGCGGATTCAACAAACCTGGGCAGCAATTGGTCTGCTCATTATCACAGCGTTATACGCTCTCTCAGCACGGTTATTCCAAAAAGCACGTTTTGTCTGGTTCGCAGTTATTGTGGTCTTCGCTCCATGGACGATCATCACAAACCTTGGATGGTTCACAGCCTTCAAGCCATCTCTGCCTGATTTTGCCGTGAGTTGGACAGCCCTTGCATGGATATTGTTCCTGACCGGTTTGCTGATTGCATCACGTGCTCCGTTCGCTTATGCAAAACCGCTCAAAACAGCGACCTACATTTTGCTTCCCTTCTCGATACTGTGGGCAATCGCAAACACAGATGCGAGCCTTTACACGGTTGGTTTATCCATCGCGTTGTATGCTGTCTCTGCATGGTTAAATCACAAACAAACGCAAACAACCAGTGACAATTTATCCCCTCTCACCGCAACAAAGTTCCTTTACCCCGCCCTCGGCCTCATTCCTCTTTGGAGCGTGTATTGGCTCGATTATCTTTCGCCAAATGCGCTCCATGAACATTTCGGCTTACTCATCCTCACATTTGGCGTTCTGGGTCTAGCAACTGGCATCTTTCTTGAACGCATCGCTCCCCGACCCGAACTAAAACGCGCCTACGGATTACCTGCCTATCTGACAGGCTATATCGCCATCATGATTGGCACAATGATGGTTGCACATGTTCAAAACATGGTCGCAGCAGCGCTTCTTTATGATGCGCTACTGATGGCTACGTCGGCGTGGTTGTTTAGAAGTTCTTTGTGGTTGTATCCAGCCACTTCCTTGACGGCTCTCTCGCTCATCATTGCCCTCAACGAGTCAAATGTCCCTGCAGAGCGGCAAGGATGGTGGCTGATCGGGTTGGCTGCTGTGTATCTCGTCGGCGCATGGGTTTTACGGCGTGCCCAATCGGATTCCTATGCTTCGGTCCTCATCATCGCAGGCTTCGCTGTTACCGCTCTGGGCTTGCCTCCCTCCAGCCTCGACCAAACAGGAGCCATTTGGGGCTACGGGGCTGCCGCTCTGCTTTATGCAGTCTGCGCCTTCTGGTTGCACCAGCCCCTATTGCTGACTCCCGCTTCCCTGCTTATCGTTGTGCCGTATGCAGCACTTATTCAACGTTCATCCATTCCATTACAGTATCAAGGACTAAGTCTCTTTCCCGGGGCGGTGCTTGTAGTAGCGGCAGGGCTGGCGTTGGATCGTCGCTTTGGAAGCTTGGCAAGCCTCCAGGGCAGGTGGTTTACCAAACTCGTAAACCGTTTTCTCAACTGGTGGGCGCTTCCACTTTATATTTTGGGATTGGGATTGGCGACCGTTGCTCCCTTCTTCACAGACTCAAACTCAGGGCAGATCGCGTTGAACTTCCTTTTGCTCGCTTCATTCTACGGGTGGGCAGTTTACCGTTTCCAGTCACGTTTCTGGCTGTTGACTGCCCTCCTCACCACTCATTTCAGTCTCGGCTTTTATCTGGATACATTCGGCTTGTGGCGAACCGCTGCGGAGGCAGAAGCATGGCTACGCTTCATTCCATTGACCACACTCATGCTTGCCAGTGGGTTGTTTGTCGAAAGGCGTTTGAATGAAGGCTCTCCATTGCACATACAAAGATTGTTCGTTGGTTGGTCGCGCCCATTTTATTTGTTCGTATTGATTGATGTTCTGTTCTCGCAATTGGGAAGTGTAGGTGGAACATTCGCAGGCGCATGGGTTTCGATCATCAATATGTTAATAATAGCTGCACTGGCTTCCTTATGGTCGGCGCCCATTCTGTCATATGTCAGTGCGTTCCTGGGGTTTTCAGCATTGGTGCAATGGCGTGAGGCAGCAGATTGGTTGAACATCAATCTACCTGTCCATTATGCGGCGTTGGCGTTGGGATATGGCGCTTTGGGGTTTGGATACACCTTGTTGAAAGCGTATACAGGTTCGGGTGAGGGAGATGTTGCTTCCCATCCAGTGCGGAGTTGGTACTCGGTTTGGGAAGTTCCATTACAGAGGTCGGCCATCATTCTATCCATCCTATCGCTTGGAATAGGTACGATCCTCGGCGTTGACATCGCTCGCTGGAGTGTTCGAGCGTTCTTCGGAACGTCTTTCCGCCAGATCGTGGATACTGAGACGGTATACATGGCGGTGTGGGTGTTATCGTTGATCGGCCTGTTGTATATTGCCGCTTCGGCCGTGTATAAACGTGTTCGACTTAGTTATCTGGCGTTTGGCATGTTGATGGCTGGATGGTTCCTGTATGCGTACTACATCAACGCGTGGGATAATCTGCGGCAGTTGCAGTGGTATGCACTTCCTGCGGGGCTATACTTGTTGGGTATTGGCTTTGTGGAGTGGACGCGCAGCAACAAGCCCTTTGCACGCTGGTTGGATTACATGGCAATGTTGTTGATGTTGGGTTCGCTCTTTTGGCAAACACTCTCCTTTGGCTGGTTATTTGCGCTGTTGTTGGGGAGCGAAGGCTTTGCTGCGTTCTGGTGGGGTAGTGCACGGCGATTGAGGCGGTTCTTCTATGCAGGTATGGCGGGTGTGGTGCTGGCAGGGCTGGGACAATTACTCAACGCCTTGCAGGAAGTGAATCAGTGGATCACGTTTGGATTGATCGGTTTGGTGCTGGTGATCCTGGCAATCATTGTGGAGCGCAGACTTGAGACGATCAAAGCCTGGCAGCAAGTGCTGGAGACTTGGGAATAAGACATATGAATAACTCAACACCAACCTGGCACAAACGTACTGTCATGATTATTGGCTTGATCCTGGCCATCATGGGTTTGCCGTTCACGATCAATCTGCTTTGTATCGTGCCATTGCTGTTGATAAACTCCAGCGGTTCAGATGCGGCGATCTATGGGGTGGTCAGTCTTACATTTGCGTTGCTTACGTTTGGGGCAGGTGCTGTAGCGTATATACATGGCAACCGTGCCTTGAAGGATAAGCCATCGAATCCAATTCGATTTACCTTGCAGCCCATGTTGATGCTGGGAGCATTTATCTTGTTGCTCAGCATCGGGTTGGTTTTCCAATCATCTGACTTTGCGGTCGCAATTTTGTTCCCGCCCATCATGCTGGCTTGCGCAATGCTGCCACCCTTATGGGCAGTGATTTGGATGATTCCACGCGCACAGCAAAAGCAAGTGAAAGAGCCATCAGAGGAGCATCAGGAGGGGGAGTTGAACCAGCCATCTCTGAGTTGGAGGCGCGGCCTGCTTGCATTTACAGGAGGAGCGACGGTCAGTGTCTTCATCGCCATTGTGTTGGAGATCCTGCTGCCGGTCGTCATCTTCGCTTTGATTTCTGACCTTGCAGATACGGTCGCTGACAGTATGCGTGTTGTATTCCGTGAACTATCAAGCAGGGATGTTGCCAATGCCCTGACAGATCGCGGTTTCATTTATCTCTTTACACAACTTGCGATCATCGCCCCACTTGCCGAGGAGATCGCAAAGCCTTTGGTTGTTCTGCCATTGGTGCGCAACTTGAACAAACAGGAGACCTTCTGGATTGGTGCATTGGCTGGCGCGGGGTTTGCCGCGCTTGAGAACGTGGTATATGCCACAAGCGGGTTTTATATCTGGGCAGGCATTTTGCTTGTGCGCGCGTTGGGCAGCGCGTTACATCCGCTTGGGTCGGGACTGGTTGCGCTTGGCTGGCGGGACGTGTTGCGCGGTGAAAAGGACGCGGGCAAAAATTGGTGGAAACGGTTTGGGATTGCGACAACGGTTCATGCGGTATGGAATGGAGGTTCGCTTCTTGTCATATCGTTGGGCGGGGCGCGCTTCTTTGGAGATCTGCCTCCTGAGATCGATATCCTTGGTCTCTCCGCGGCTGGAACAACGCTGGCGTTCCTTATCATCCTTGGCATCTCCGCTTTATGGATCGGACGCGCTTACGGACATGACAAGCCATTTCTACTATCAGAAGGCACATCCGATGAAGAACGCTTCATTCCCTCTGATCGTGCGGCGGCGATCTGGGCAATTGCCTGTTTGATCGCGATCGTCCCCGCAGGAATTGCAGGACTCAAGCTATGGCTGCCATGAAGAAACGCCTGAACCTCTTTATTGCGTTGGGGGTGATCTTCGCCAACCTATTCACCTGGGGGCAAATTCTACTGGCTGCATCCAATCCGCATGTAGTCGAACCGATCATGGATCCTGAGGTTCGCGCATTGTTGGATTATATCCATTCAGGAGAACATTCCGGTGAAACTTGGGAGGTAACACTGTCCGAACTTGAAGCGGAGCAAACCATTACGTGGTATCTGAATCGCTGGCCCCAGATCCCGTTTGCTTACCCTGAAATTCACATCACACCTGATTCAATTTCAGGTGAAGGGGATGTCATTATCACGGGCTTACATTTCCATGTCAGCGGAAAAGCACGTGTCACACTGGAAGATGGCCTGCCCGTTGTCGAAATTCTGGATTTGAATCTACCGTTACCTGGTTCAATGAAAGACACGATCGAACAGGAAATTCAACATCAACTTCGCCGCGCAGAACTGCTCCCGGTGCGCTTCACTTCCGCAGAATGGGGTGATGGTGTGGTTGTGGTAAAAGGGTTTATTCGTTAAGGCAATTTTTGATGCCCATTTGCCAAAGTGGGTAGCAGGTCTTAAGCAATAAATTTATTGAAGAAGAGGAAATAGAGGAAATCAAAACGCAATACACACCGTCGTTCTTGATTGGACGGTGCATATTGCGTTCTTTCGTTTTGACAATCACTTAGCATAGGCTTGGACAGGCAGAGCGATGAATTGCCCAGAAGTCGTTGCACGAGCATAATATGTGAATGTGCGGTTACCCTTTTCGACGGATGTGATAAAAAAGACCACACGACCCCCGTGGATTTACTTGTAGTTGTAGCCATAGTCTTGCCAATAATATGGCCTGTAGTCCTCATATCCCCACATATTCAATGCTGACTTGGTTGGCTGCGCTCAATCCTTCATTTAGAGTTTCCAAACCACCAGGGAGATAATCCTCCACTACAACAAAGAATACGTCATCAGGCATTTGTACACTTACTTCCACCTTGACCAACTGTCCGGCGGTAAGGATGGAGATCGGTCCCTGACATAATCAGTAGATTGAAAACGAGTAAAATAACAAAAAGAAGTTGTAGAGCATCTCATTATGAAAACACCAATCCGTAGACGTCAGTTCCTGAAATTAATGGGGACATCACTGCTTTCCTTCTTCCTACATCAGTGTGGTTTGCAGCCGTCCACATTGAATGCACCAACTGAAATCGTCACGGCTCTACCGAACACGCCACAAACAGCCATAGTAGCACCATCAGCGACTGTGGTTCCATCTCATACACCATCTCCCCAGCCGACGGCAACGCTCGATAGCCAGTCCACAGCTGCAATTGGACAGATAAATACCTATGATGTCTCACGACTTCGTGAAAAATTGCAGGAAATGTTCCAGCAGATCGGTGGACTGGCAGGTCTTGTTCGGCCAGGGTCACGGGTGGTGATTAAACCCAACTTAACTGGCAATACATGGTCTGATGCCAACTTACCCGCATTCCCCACAGAGCTCTTTGTTACTCATCCTGCACTGATACAGGCGTTTGCTGAATTACTGATTGATGCCGGCGCAGGGTCGATTCGTATAGTGGAGGGGTTGGGAGATGAATCGATCTTCAAGGCATGGGGATATGAAGATGTAGCCTCACGTGTCAATGCTTCCCTGGTTGATCTTTGCAAACCCGCCCCATACGCCGACTTTGCCACATTCCCTGTGGGTTCTGGCAGACAAATCTACGATGTTTTCTATATGAATGGAGTGCTCAAAGAGGCAGATGTCTTTGTCTCGTTTGCGAAGATGAAATGTCACAGCACAACTGGGGTTACCTTATCATTGAAAAACCTGATAGGGTTAGCACCTATTAGCTTATATCGGCGTGATGAGAGTCAAAACCATCGTTCGGCTTTCCATGAATCCACAGTATATGATAGGCGTTTACCGCGAGTGGCTATCGATCTGAATTTGGCTAGACCGGTGCATCTTGCGTTGGTAGATGGAATTAAGACTGCCGAAGGGGGAGCTGGTGCATGGGATACAGGATATAACCCAGTACAACCGGGTTTGATCGTTGCTAGTAAAAATCCAGTTGTGGCTGATACTGTTTCTACAGCTCTAATGGGTTTTGACCCTGATGCTCCATCTGGTTCGCATCCATTTACCTATGCTGACAATCATTTGTGGTTGGCTCGAGAAGCAGGTTTGGGAACCAACAAGCTTTCAGAGATCAATATTGTTGGTGGGGCTATTGGAAGTCATATATTTCCATTCAAAGTAGTTCGATGAGTGATAAAAATGTTAGCCCAAAAAGAAGTGTGCTAATGACGTAGGAGTATCTATATAAAGTGGCGTAACATCTTCTCACAACATCTGTCGGTGTTTGGGTTAGATGGGGTCTCGCATTGATTGATGCCAATTTTGGTTTTGGGTGAGATGTGGTCACACTCAATTCTTGAAGAAGCGACCTGCAAGAGTTAAACCTTACATAACAGTTCCTTGGTGAATGAGATTTTCAATCAAGTATGCGTAAAAGTCTCAGTGATCAAGGTCTTTACTCTCTCTGAAGTAGATTGCTTTGCGACTAGTATTATTAATTCTGATATATGTGGATTTTCCATGTCACAAAATTGTCCCGTTTTTGTCATCGTTTTCTCCCTTTATGAGACTAATACTTCCCGCTCTGCAGTCTAAGAAGAAATTTTGTATGGGTCTGTGCCTTCCCGGGTGATGCCCCGTCCATTTACGGTAGGGGTATTCATTAAATCTCGACGTTTTAGCAACTTACTAATGGATAACTGACAGTGTTCAAAGATGGACATCCGTATTTGTGATACTATTTCAATTCATCGCATCCCAAAAATATTCGTGTTTCATGGGAGCAAGCCCATGTGCTGGCACCGTAACAACATATGCCTGTGTTCTTGGCCTTCAGAATAGTGCACCATAATCTGTTTGACATCAATATATTCTCTTGATAGAGTGAAAAATGTCGATTGCAGTACCTTAAGCTCGAAGTAACCAAAGCATTGAAAGTTGTTCGTGAAATGAACTATACACTAAATTAGTGCGGCAACAGGGTTTACGCTCATAACCCGAAGGTCGCAGGTTCAAATCCTGCCCCCGCTACTAAAAAGACCACAACACAGGTTGTGGTCTTTTTTTGTTAACTCATATTGATGATCTGTTACACATCTAACACTATGATCTGATGACATTGTATGGATGAAATTGAGAACTCCGCTATTTCGTCTTCTTGGTGAAATGGTATCTCTGTTTCCTGCGGGGCAAGATAGATACGCTTCACAGCTTTTTTGATACGCAATCTCACAGGGACATTTGATAAGAAAGGCAAATCCTCAATAACACGTACTTCTCCACGTTGAATGGGCGAGGCGTATGTCACGTGAAGCACATATCGATTCTGTGCGCCTTGCCATGAAAAACTGACTCTGGCGGCGCTGGGCGTTTCGATATCCAACACCGGTGTTTTGTAGAGTTTCTTGAGAATTGCGATGAACCAATCACGATGCAGTTGTGTGCCGTGGTCGTTATACAAACTACAAACAGGATGTCCCATCCAGATCACATTGCCTTTTTGAATAACGCCAGCTTTGTGGGAAGCATTTGTTTCTGATAGATCATATGGTGTGTTCAAGTGTCCGTTGTAATGCCCATAGCGGCGGGTGAAGTAGGGATTCAACACCTTCGCAAGTATCTGACCATCGGTTACAGCGACTTGTCCACAAGCCTCGTAGAAGAGAAATGGCTGTGAGGGAATTTCCTCCTTCAAGACTCCTCGTTGGCGGATAGACGCATTTGCTTCTGTAAGAATAGCGGGTTCCACCTGTAAATAGTCATCGTCAAATTTCGAAGCGCCTTCCCATGTAGCCCCTACATCAATGGCAAAGCGAGTTTCCTCTTTGTTCAGGCCGCTTTTCCCTGTCATCAACAAGCTTCCACCGTTATCAAGAAAAGCCTGAAAACGGACGGCTTCCGCTTCGTCCAATGTCACGGCATCCGGCAGAATGATGACATCGTATCTGGTTAGGTCTTCACCTTCCATCACAATGTCAAAGTCAAGTTGATTTTCGAGCAGCATTTTTGAGAGTCCCAGATCGCTTCGTTTATTGCCGCTGAGAACCATGCCAAGTCTCGATGTCCCTGTAGTGCCGTAACACCAAGGCTCAATGGATTCGATGTAGGAATACACTTTGCCGATCAACCGATAGGTGTCGAGGTTCATTTCACCGGATGGGTGTAATTGGTCACCTACATTGACCTTGGCGCCAAAACTCGAGATCGTGGCGCACTCATACAGTAGGGCGTTGGGATTCTTGTACGTTCCAAACTCTCCCCATACCTTGTGGAATTTCCCGGTTTGCCCTACATAGTCTTTGCCGACCTTGTTGAAAAAGCGAGCCCGAAAAGGGATACGGTCATATCCTTCCCAGACCGTTGGCATATCCTCCATTTCAAAATGTGTTTGGTAGGCAAAACGTTCCGGCGTATACGGATCGGCACAGTGATTAAAGAAAACAGACGCATCGGGATGTACTGATTTGATTTGCGTGTAGGCATTCAGAAAGAACATGTCCCATTTTTGCACAAACCATTGTCTTACATCCGCTTCTTTGTTTACATCAAGCCCATGTTTCTTCATTTCAGAACGACAGGCATTGCAATAACACAGGGTGAAGCAATTGATGTCAATGAAAAAACCATCTAATCGTGGGTAGCGCGCGCAAATCTCTTCAATGAGCGCATATTGATAATCGCCATATCCAGTTTGCGGACAAGCCTCGTACCATGAGCAACCCGGCT
Proteins encoded in this window:
- a CDS encoding beta-galactosidase trimerization domain-containing protein → MFTVPTRQIHLDFHTSELIPGVGNRFSKANFQEALKIGHVNSITIFARCHHGWCYYPTKIGKMHPSLDFDLTGAMMEACHEIGVRAPVYLTNGWFAQEVPDHPDWLARHKDGTPATMNLDPNALPDDIKPGCSWYEACPQTGYGDYQYALIEEICARYPRLDGFFIDINCFTLCYCNACRSEMKKHGLDVNKEADVRQWFVQKWDMFFLNAYTQIKSVHPDASVFFNHCADPYTPERFAYQTHFEMEDMPTVWEGYDRIPFRARFFNKVGKDYVGQTGKFHKVWGEFGTYKNPNALLYECATISSFGAKVNVGDQLHPSGEMNLDTYRLIGKVYSYIESIEPWCYGTTGTSRLGMVLSGNKRSDLGLSKMLLENQLDFDIVMEGEDLTRYDVIILPDAVTLDEAEAVRFQAFLDNGGSLLMTGKSGLNKEETRFAIDVGATWEGASKFDDDYLQVEPAILTEANASIRQRGVLKEEIPSQPFLFYEACGQVAVTDGQILAKVLNPYFTRRYGHYNGHLNTPYDLSETNASHKAGVIQKGNVIWMGHPVCSLYNDHGTQLHRDWFIAILKKLYKTPVLDIETPSAARVSFSWQGAQNRYVLHVTYASPIQRGEVRVIEDLPFLSNVPVRLRIKKAVKRIYLAPQETEIPFHQEDEIAEFSISSIQCHQIIVLDV
- a CDS encoding DUF362 domain-containing protein, encoding MKTPIRRRQFLKLMGTSLLSFFLHQCGLQPSTLNAPTEIVTALPNTPQTAIVAPSATVVPSHTPSPQPTATLDSQSTAAIGQINTYDVSRLREKLQEMFQQIGGLAGLVRPGSRVVIKPNLTGNTWSDANLPAFPTELFVTHPALIQAFAELLIDAGAGSIRIVEGLGDESIFKAWGYEDVASRVNASLVDLCKPAPYADFATFPVGSGRQIYDVFYMNGVLKEADVFVSFAKMKCHSTTGVTLSLKNLIGLAPISLYRRDESQNHRSAFHESTVYDRRLPRVAIDLNLARPVHLALVDGIKTAEGGAGAWDTGYNPVQPGLIVASKNPVVADTVSTALMGFDPDAPSGSHPFTYADNHLWLAREAGLGTNKLSEINIVGGAIGSHIFPFKVVR
- a CDS encoding PrsW family intramembrane metalloprotease, whose translation is MNNSTPTWHKRTVMIIGLILAIMGLPFTINLLCIVPLLLINSSGSDAAIYGVVSLTFALLTFGAGAVAYIHGNRALKDKPSNPIRFTLQPMLMLGAFILLLSIGLVFQSSDFAVAILFPPIMLACAMLPPLWAVIWMIPRAQQKQVKEPSEEHQEGELNQPSLSWRRGLLAFTGGATVSVFIAIVLEILLPVVIFALISDLADTVADSMRVVFRELSSRDVANALTDRGFIYLFTQLAIIAPLAEEIAKPLVVLPLVRNLNKQETFWIGALAGAGFAALENVVYATSGFYIWAGILLVRALGSALHPLGSGLVALGWRDVLRGEKDAGKNWWKRFGIATTVHAVWNGGSLLVISLGGARFFGDLPPEIDILGLSAAGTTLAFLIILGISALWIGRAYGHDKPFLLSEGTSDEERFIPSDRAAAIWAIACLIAIVPAGIAGLKLWLP